The following proteins are encoded in a genomic region of Microtus ochrogaster isolate Prairie Vole_2 chromosome 5, MicOch1.0, whole genome shotgun sequence:
- the LOC101983203 gene encoding olfactory receptor 150-like, whose amino-acid sequence MVERNDSMVTEFILSGLTDQQELQLPLFLLFLGIYLLTVLGNLGMIILIVLSSHLHTPMYFFLSSLSFIDLCYSTVITPKMLVSFVAKKNIISYQECVTQLYFFLVFVISECHMLAAMAYDRYVAICNPLLYNVTMSYQVCSWMVGGVYGMGIIGAAVHTFCMLRVAFCKANIINHYFCDLFPLMELACNSTFINEVVLLCLSAFNIFIPTLIILCSYIFIIASILRIKSTEGRFKAFSTCSSHFSAVAIFFGSLAFMYLQPLSVSSKDKGKVSSVFYTTIVPMLNPMIYSLRNRDVKLALNKLFLKNKIHV is encoded by the coding sequence ATGGTAGAAAGAAATGACTCCATGGTGACTGAGTTCATCCTCTCTGGGTTAACAGACCAACAAGAGCTGCAGTTACCCCTGTTCCTCCTGTTCCTTGGAATCTACCTGCTCACAGTGCTGGGGAACCTGGGAATGATCATCCTGATCGTGCTCAGCTCCCAcctgcacacccccatgtacttcttcctcagcagtCTGTCCTTCATTGACCTCTGTTACTCCACTGTTATCACGCCCAAAATGTTGGTGAGCTTTGTGGCAAAGAAGAATATCATCTCCTACCAGGAATGTGTGACTCAgctctattttttccttgtttttgttataTCTGAGTGTCACATGTTGGCTGCAATGGCATATGACCGTTATGTTGCCATTTGTAATCCTTTGCTCTACAATGTTACTATGTCTTATCAAGTCTGTTCCTGGATGGTAGGTGGCGTATATGGCATGGGCATCATCGGAGCAGCAGTTCATACGTTCTGTATGCTAAGAGTGGCTTTCTGTAAGGCTAATATAATAAATCATTACTTCTGTGATCTTTTCCCGTTGATGGAGCTTGCCTGCAACAGTACTTTTATCAATGAAGTAGTACTTCTATGCCTCAGTGCTTTCAATATCTTTATTCCAACCCTGATCATTCTGTGTTCTTATATCTTCATCATCGCTAGCATCCTCCGTATCAAATCCACTGAGGGTAGGTTCAAAGCCTTTAGCACCTGCAGTTCCCACTTCTCTGCTGTTGCCATCTTCTTTGGTTCCTTGGCATTCATGTACCTACAGCCCTTATCAGTAAGCTCCAAAGACAAAGGGAAAGTGTCCTCTGTGTTTTATACGACTATTGTGCCTATGCTGAATCCCatgatctacagcctgaggaacaggGATGTCAAACTTGCTCTAAATaagttatttcttaaaaataagatcCATGTGTAA